From Streptomyces sp. NBC_00775, one genomic window encodes:
- a CDS encoding DNA-3-methyladenine glycosylase family protein codes for MAGRFAPRPTRTTVRGGHVVVPGGVPRQAPVAGRSRTWTPAGPLDLGLVLGPLRRGPGDPTFRATADGAVWRASLTPAGPGTLRVVLRGGVVQGEAWGPGAEWLLDRLPELLGAADDPDAFEPRHRLVALTRHRRPGLRLTRTGLVLESLIPSVLEQKVTTDEAYRAWRLLVRKFGEPAPGPAPERMYVMPAPRTWALIPSWEWHRAGVDNKRASTVLRAVRVAARLEEAVSFDSVRAQARLELVSGVGPWTSAEVVQRSHGAADAVTVGDLHLPGIVGYALADDRDADDSVMLSLLEPYAGQRHRAARLILLSGRTPPRRVPKMPRGDIGRL; via the coding sequence GTGGCTGGACGTTTCGCTCCTCGGCCGACGCGTACGACCGTGCGCGGCGGGCATGTCGTCGTGCCTGGCGGGGTGCCTCGCCAGGCGCCTGTGGCCGGACGCAGCCGTACGTGGACACCGGCCGGACCACTCGATCTCGGGCTCGTGCTCGGGCCGCTGCGGCGTGGGCCGGGCGATCCGACGTTCCGGGCGACGGCGGACGGGGCCGTGTGGCGGGCCAGCCTTACGCCCGCCGGGCCCGGGACCCTGCGGGTCGTGCTGCGGGGCGGGGTGGTTCAGGGCGAGGCGTGGGGGCCGGGGGCCGAGTGGCTGCTCGATCGGCTTCCCGAACTGCTCGGGGCGGCGGACGATCCGGACGCCTTCGAGCCACGGCACCGGCTGGTCGCGCTCACGCGGCATCGGCGGCCGGGGCTGCGGCTGACGCGTACCGGGCTCGTGCTGGAGTCGCTGATTCCGTCCGTGCTGGAGCAGAAGGTGACCACGGACGAGGCTTATCGGGCGTGGCGGTTGCTCGTGCGGAAGTTCGGGGAGCCCGCGCCGGGGCCCGCGCCGGAGCGGATGTACGTCATGCCGGCGCCGCGGACCTGGGCGTTGATCCCGTCCTGGGAGTGGCATCGGGCCGGGGTCGACAACAAGAGGGCTTCTACGGTTCTTCGGGCTGTGCGGGTCGCTGCGCGGCTTGAGGAGGCCGTGTCGTTCGATTCCGTGCGGGCTCAGGCTCGGCTTGAGTTGGTGTCCGGGGTGGGGCCCTGGACCTCTGCGGAGGTTGTGCAGCGGAGTCATGGGGCGGCGGATGCGGTGACCGTGGGGGATCTTCATCTTCCCGGCATCGTGGGGTATGCCCTGGCGGATGACCGGGATGCGGATGACTCTGTGATGCTCTCGCTGCTCGAGCCGTATGCGGGGCAGCGGCATCGGGCGGCTCGGCTCATTCTGCTGTCGGGGCGGACGCCGCCGCGGCGTGTGCCGAAGATGCCCCGCGGGGATATTGGGCGGTTGTGA